In one Alnus glutinosa chromosome 12, dhAlnGlut1.1, whole genome shotgun sequence genomic region, the following are encoded:
- the LOC133852148 gene encoding probable aldo-keto reductase 1 — protein sequence MAEEQSVQIPRVKLGSQGLEVSKLGFGCMGLSGIYNDPVPEEVGITIIKHAFSKGITFFDTADVYGANANEVLVGKALKQLPREKIQLATKFGIFKMESGNVIVKGTPEYVRSCCESSLKRLGVEYIDLYYQHRIDTSVPIEETMGELKKLVEEGKIKYIGLSEASSDTIKRAHKVHPITALQMEWSLWTREIEEDIIPLCRDLGIGIVPYSPLGRGFFGGKAVIESVPSNSFLNSNPRFQGKNFDQNKTFYFRIGKLAEKHRCTPAQLALSWILHQGDDVVPIPGTTKIKNLDDNIGSLSVKLTREDLKEMSDVVPINEVAGERITDNFIRCSWKFANTPAKDSNVA from the exons ATGGCTGAGGAGCAGAGTGTTCAAATTCCAAGAGTAAAGCTTGGAAGTCAGGGACTTGAG GTTTCGAAGCTGGGGTTTGGCTGTATGGGGCTTTCAGGAATCTACAATGATCCCGTCCCTGAAGAGGTTGGCATAACAATTATAAAGCACGCATTCAGTAAAGGGATCACATTCTTTGATACGGCCGATGTTTATGGAGCAAATGCGAACGAAGTTTTGGTTGGAAAG GCATTGAAGCAGTTGCCTCGAGAGAAGATTCAGTTGGCCACAAAATTTGGCATCTTCAAAATGGAATCTGGTAATGTTATAGTAAAGGGTACCCCGGAATATGTCCGCTCCTGTTGTGAGAGTAGTCTGAAGCGCCTTGGTGTTGAATACATTGATCTCTACTATCAGCACCGGATTGACACATCAGTACCTATAGAGGAGACT aTGGGGGAACTTAAAAAGTTGGTGGAAGAGGGAAAGATAAAGTATATAGGACTCTCTGAAGCTAGCTCAGACACAATAAAGAGAGCACATAAAGTTCATCCTATCACTGCTCTACAAATGGAGTGGTCCCTCTGGACTCGTGAAATTGAGGAAGATATAATCCCCCTTTGCAG GGATCTTGGAATTGGGATAGTACCATACAGCCCTCTCGGTCGTGGATTTTTTGGTGGCAAAGCAGTTATAGAAAGTGTACCTTCAAATAGTTTTCTT AACTCAAATCCTAGATTTCAAGGAAAGAATTTTGACCAGAACAAGACCTTTTATTTTCGGATAGGAAAGTTGGCTGAAAAGCATAGATGCACCCCCGCACAACTTGCACTTTCATGGATTCTTCATCAAGGAGATGATGTGGTTCCTATCCCTG GGACAACTAAGATTAAAAATCTTGATGATAATATTGGTTCCTTGAGCGTTAAGCTCACGAGAGAAGATCTGAAGGAGATGTCGGATGTGGTACCCATCAACGAGGTTGCAGGGGAAAGAATAACTGACAATTTTATTCGCTGCTCATGGAAATTTGCAAACACACCAGCAAAAGACAGCAATGTAGCTTAA
- the LOC133852022 gene encoding probable aldo-keto reductase 1: protein MAEGNEFQIPRVKLGSQGLEVSKLGFGCMGLTGVYNSPLSDVDGISIIKHAFSEGITFFDTSDVYGPHTNEILLGKALKQLPREKIQVATKFDIQRVGSPHITVNGSPDYVRSCCEASLKRLDVEYIDLYYQHRIDTNVPIEETIGELKKLVEEGKVKYIGLSEASPDTIRRAHVVHPITAVQMEWSLWTRDIEEEIIPLCRELGIGIVPYSPLGRGFFAGKGIVESFDANSTLAMYPRFQGDNLEKNKTVYTRIESLARRHQCTPAQLALAWVLEQADDVVPIPGTTKIKNLDDNIGSLKMKLTEANLKEISDAVPNEEVAGSRSFQNRDQFQWKFANTPPKN from the exons ATGGCAGAAGGCAACGAATTCCAAATTCCAAGAGTGAAACTGGGCAGTCAAGGCCTTGAG gtctCAAAGTTGGGATTTGGATGTATGGGCCTGACAGGAGTCTACAATTCTCCTCTCTCTGATGTGGATGGAATCTCAATAATAAAGCACGCTTTCAGTGAGGGAATCACTTTCTTTGATACATCTGATGTTTATGGACCCCATACTAACGAAATTCTGCTTGGAAAG GCCTTGAAGCAGttgccaagagagaaaattcaaGTAGCCACCAAATTTGACATCCAAAGAGTGGGATCTCCTCACATTACAGTGAACGGTAGCCCTGACTATGTTCGCTCATGCTGTGAGGCTAGCTTGAAGCGTCTTGATGTGGAATACATTGATCTATATTATCAGCATCGGATTGACACGAATGTACCTATAGAAGAAACT ATAGGCGAACTTAAGAAACTGGTAGAGGAGGGAAAAGTCAAATATATTGGTCTATCTGAAGCCAGCCCAGACACAATAAGGAGGGCACATGTTGTGCATCCCATCACAGCTGTACAAATGGAGTGGTCTCTCTGGACTCGTGATATCGAGGAAGAGATAATTCCACTTTGCAG GGAACTTGGCATTGGAATAGTTCCATACAGTCCTCTTGGTCGTGGTTTTTTTGCTGGCAAAGGAATCGTGGAAAGCTTCGATGCAAACAGTACCTTG GCCATGTATCCTCGGTTCCAGGGAGACAATTTGGAGAAGAACAAGACCGTTTATACCCGAATAGAAAGCCTTGCTAGAAGGCACCAATGCACTCCTGCTCAGCTAGCACTAGCATGGGTACTTGAACAAGCGGATGATGTTGTACCCATACCAG GGACAACTAAGATAAAAAACCTGGATGACAATATTGGCTCTTTGAAGATGAAACTTACAGAGGCAAACCTGAAAGAGATATCTGATGCTGTACCCAACGAAGAGGTAGCTGGTAGTAGAAGCTTTCAAAACAGGGATCAGTTCCAATGGAAGTTTGCTAACACTCCTCCAAAGAATTGA